In Nerophis ophidion isolate RoL-2023_Sa linkage group LG12, RoL_Noph_v1.0, whole genome shotgun sequence, a single window of DNA contains:
- the atp6v1e1a gene encoding V-type proton ATPase subunit E 1a isoform X1, which yields MALTDADVQKQIKHMMAFIEQEASEKVEEIDAKAEEEFNIEKGRLVQTQRVKIMEYFEKKEKQIEQHKKIQMSHLMNQARLKVLKARDDMINDLLMESRQRLAEIAQDPARYSTLLEGLVLQGFYQLLEEKVTIRCRQQDVEMVQAAVNKNIPIYKEAVKQHIVVKIDTHHFLPSSICGGVELYNDNGKIKVSNTLENRLQLLAHQMMPEVRVSLFGANPNRKFTD from the exons ATGGCACTAACCGACGCCGACGTGCAGAAACAG ATAAAACACATGATGGCCTTTATCGAGCAAGAGGCCAGTGAGAAAGTAGAGGAAATAGACGCCAAa GCAGAGGAAGAGTTCAACATCGAGAAAGGTCGCCTGGTGCAGACTCAGAGGGTGAAGATAATGGAATACTTTGAAAAGAAGGAAAAGCAGATTGAACAGCACAAGAAAAT CCAGATGTCCCACCTGATGAACCAAGCAAGGCTGAAGGTGCTAAAAGCCCGTGATGACATGATCAAC GATTTGTTGATGGAATCCCGGCAAAGACTAGCAGAGATTGCCCAGGACCCTGCCAGGTACTCCACACTGCTGGAGGGACTGGTGTTACAG GGATTCTACCAGCTGCTGGAAGAAAAAGTTACCATTCGCTGTCGACAGCAGGATGTGGAGATGGTTCAG GCTGCAGTGAATAAGAACATCCCCATCTACAAGGAGGCTGTGAAACAACACATAGTCGTTAAAATCGACACACACCATTTTCTACCATCAAGCAT CTGTGGAGGGGTGGAGCTATATAATGACAACGGCAAGATAAAAGTGTCCAACACTTTAGAGAACAGACTACAGCTTCTAGCACATCAG ATGATGCCTGAAGTCCGAGTGTCCTTGTTTGGCGCCAACCCCAACCGCAAGTTCACAGATTAA
- the atp6v1e1a gene encoding V-type proton ATPase subunit E 1a isoform X2 produces MMAFIEQEASEKVEEIDAKAEEEFNIEKGRLVQTQRVKIMEYFEKKEKQIEQHKKIQMSHLMNQARLKVLKARDDMINDLLMESRQRLAEIAQDPARYSTLLEGLVLQGFYQLLEEKVTIRCRQQDVEMVQAAVNKNIPIYKEAVKQHIVVKIDTHHFLPSSICGGVELYNDNGKIKVSNTLENRLQLLAHQMMPEVRVSLFGANPNRKFTD; encoded by the exons ATGATGGCCTTTATCGAGCAAGAGGCCAGTGAGAAAGTAGAGGAAATAGACGCCAAa GCAGAGGAAGAGTTCAACATCGAGAAAGGTCGCCTGGTGCAGACTCAGAGGGTGAAGATAATGGAATACTTTGAAAAGAAGGAAAAGCAGATTGAACAGCACAAGAAAAT CCAGATGTCCCACCTGATGAACCAAGCAAGGCTGAAGGTGCTAAAAGCCCGTGATGACATGATCAAC GATTTGTTGATGGAATCCCGGCAAAGACTAGCAGAGATTGCCCAGGACCCTGCCAGGTACTCCACACTGCTGGAGGGACTGGTGTTACAG GGATTCTACCAGCTGCTGGAAGAAAAAGTTACCATTCGCTGTCGACAGCAGGATGTGGAGATGGTTCAG GCTGCAGTGAATAAGAACATCCCCATCTACAAGGAGGCTGTGAAACAACACATAGTCGTTAAAATCGACACACACCATTTTCTACCATCAAGCAT CTGTGGAGGGGTGGAGCTATATAATGACAACGGCAAGATAAAAGTGTCCAACACTTTAGAGAACAGACTACAGCTTCTAGCACATCAG ATGATGCCTGAAGTCCGAGTGTCCTTGTTTGGCGCCAACCCCAACCGCAAGTTCACAGATTAA